The Zerene cesonia ecotype Mississippi chromosome 23, Zerene_cesonia_1.1, whole genome shotgun sequence DNA segment atatcatcatatccttcatttatgataaatattattatcaacattTGCTGCTCTGTGTTCCTCAAATTCCTTAGAGGTTTTTAGTGTGCGTGCAATAATATCTAGCAGGTCTtgcatgttaataatataagaaatggtTGTATTTAATcatgtttgaaaaatttaaaatttaatgccATTTGTTGACATAGAATTCAACATTGTATGGGTTTTGTTCTAATTTTCTagtgcaataaaaatactccTGTGTTTTTCATAACAATCAGTTTGATTGAATGTGATATATTGTCTTAAGGGCTGTTCTAGAAAATTAGGAAATAGCACCTATCAAACTGTGACTACTGACAGAACTTGTTTTAGTACctaactatataattttaagttaccTCATACTAGTGATATACATTATGTTTTAAGCCTGTTttggtttataattttattgaaatattagtctagtcttttttttacattagatAACCAGtctactgtattttttacaatattatcgtGTCtagtcattaaatttatttttctttaaaaatataacatgttactactttatttattgatgacTAACTACTTTATTGATGCCGCACNNNNNNNNNNNNNNNNNNNNNNNNNNNNNNNNNNNNNNNNNNNNNNNNNNNNNNNNNNNNNNNNNNNNNNNNNNNNNNNNNNNNNNNNNNNNNNNNNNNNNNNNNNNNNNNNNNNNNNNNNNNNNNNNNNNNNNNNNNNNNNNNNNNNNNNNNNNNNNNNNNNNNNNNNNNNNNNNNNNNNNNNNNNNNNNNNNNNNNNNNNNNNNNNNNNNNNNNNNNNNNNNNNNNNNNNNNNNNNNNNNNNNNNNNNNNNNNNNNNNNNNNNNNNNNNNNNNNNNNNNNNNNNNNNNNNNNNNNNNNNNNNNNNNNNNNNNNNNNNNNNNNNNNNNNNNNNNNNNNNNNNNNNNNNNNNNNNNNNNNNNNNNNNNNNNNNNNNNNNNNNNNNNNNNNNNNNNNNNNNNNNNNNNNNNNNNNNNNNNNNNNNNNNNNNNNNNNNNNNNNNNNNNNNNNNNNNNNNNNNNNNNNNNNNNNNNNNNNNNNNNNNNNNNNNNNNNNNNNNNNNNNNNNNNNNNNNNNNNNNNNNNNNNNNNNNNNNNNNNNNNNNNNNNNNNNNNNNNNNNNNNNNNNNNNNNNNNNNNNNNNNNNNNNNNNNNNNNNNNNNNNNNNNNNNNNNNNNNNNNNNNNNNNNNNNNNNNNNNNNNNNNNNNNNNNNNNNNNNNNNNNNNNNNNNNNNNNNNNNNNNNNNNNNNNNNNNNNNNNNNNNNNNNNNNNNNNNNNNNNNNNNNNNNNNNNNNNNNNNNNNNNNNNNNNNNNNNNNNNNNNNNNNNNNNNNNNNNNNNNNNNNNNNNNNNNNNNNNNNNNNNNNNNNNNNNNNNNNNNNNNNNNNNNNNNNNNNNNNNNNNNNNNNNNNNNNNNNNNNNNNNNNNNNNNNNNNNNNNNNNNNNNNNNNNNNNNNNNNNNNNNNNNNNNNNNNNNNNNNNNNNNNNNNNNNNNNNNNNNNNNNNNNNNNNNNNNNNNNNNNNNNNNNNNNNNNNNNNNNNNNNNNNNNNNNNNNNNNNNNTATAAAATACCATATGATAGTTTGTGTTCAgtatggatgcatatgtatttatttcacgcAAGAGCATCTAAAATACAgaacaattataacattacacTAAGAATAAACCATTTCTATTAGTTTTTAAGCACCCATAGTTCAATTGGTAAGTAATGGTGGTATGTCCAGACTGAAGTGTGAATTTTCTACACATTCATTAAAGTATTCCAGTGTAATTCAGAATGCTCATAGCCcacatttttatagaattaaatttacattaaaaggTAGGCAACTAGTAATCCTTtcgtttctatttatttattgtactaaatttcgtttttataatatactttcgTCTTGCGACTTCACTCTATTCCCGCGACGGCGACTATTCTATGGACATACTACGGACATACTCCATCCATGattatggaaaaaaaattatacgtagTATAGACAGCCTAAGGTGGCTAACATTCGAAACTGGATGCGGGAGTTTTTGTAGATAGTTAGGGTATGACGTGACTGATttaccaaaaattaaataaaaattcaaacttGCTGAAGTCACGTATTTTTTACCAGTATTTATCCCTACGGTGTCACATTTTACGTCAGCGTTTTCTTTAAGtaacaatatcataaaattaaagttaagtAAATACAGAATTCACTTTCCTGTGTTAGGGTAGCTATTCAGGCGTATATAACTGACCTTTCaggaaaaaaaatcactatttCTGTATAAGCGTTAAGAAAAATTGTCTTTGCAATTAATGTCTATAATGCGGGGATTGTAATAATTCTTTCAAAGCTGGACTACATTCGGGAATCTGTATTCTGTGGTTGTTCCATGCTAATGTCTGTCTGGGAATAACTAGAGTCTAGTTACTGGTACAAAGAGTTTGTGCTTTGTATAATACTACTGGTCTAGTACTTAATCTGTGGTATGTCCACAGTCCACAATCCACAGTTCTCTGTTgtgaatatcatattttagtattcactaaatatttgtatttaattaaattgcaattcaCGCTGAAcgaaaaattatactttacCCAAATGAATACCATGACGAAGATatgaaaaactattaaaagatataaaaaagtatcataacaataattgtGGGTATTGAGCCTTTGATGCATTAAATCTAATATCAATATgggtaaatgttattttaaatatttttcaggtTCAGGTGTCGCAATTATGACCGAGCATGTGGAACTGCAACATCTCGTGGACCTCTCAACGGGCAGCGGTGATGAAACTCTACCCAATCTATTGGAAAACAAAAGACCGCTGATTAAAAGATGCCCGTACCTCGGACTATTGCTCGCTACCTTATCATCGCTGTTCTTTTCACTATGTTCTGTTATTGTGAAAAGTCTAGTCAACATCGATCCAATGCAGCTTGCGATGTTTCGGTTTATTGGTGTCTTACTCCCGACAATACCAATTGTAATTTACACAGAACAACCAATATTTCCTCAAGGTAAGAGAATTCTCCTTATACTTCGATCAGTCGTCGGGACAGTGGGACTAATGTTAAGCTTTTATGCCTTTCGAAATATGCCACTGGCTGATGCCTCTGTGATTGTTTTCTCTGTACCTGTATTTGTAGCATTATTTGCTAGAGTGTTTTTGAAAGAGCCCTGTGGTATATGGAACACGATTTCCATAATTCTTACTTTATTGGGGGTCATACTGATAACTCATCCACCATTCCTCTTTGGAAGTGAACAAGTTGAAATAAATCAGAATTATAATAGTTTGAGAGGTGCTGTGGCTGCATTTGTTTCAACAATATTTGGAGCTAATGCTTATGTACTATTAAGAGTACTAAAAGGTTTACATTTTTCTGTAATTATGACCAATTTTGGTGCTATAGCAATATTacagacattattttattcatttattttcggTATCCTTTGTATGCCGAACTGTGGAACAGAGAGATTTTTGGTTGTATGTCTAgctttatttagttatttaggACAAATTTTACTCACTATGTCACTGCAAATGGAGCAGGCAGGTCCAGTGGCTATTGCTCGATCGGCTGATATTGTTTTTGCTTTCCTCTGGCAAGTGATGTTCTTTGATGAAATTCCAAGCAAGTACTCTGTATGCGGGGCTGTGTTAGTATTAAGTTCAGTTTTGTTAGTGGGCATACGTAAATGGGCTCTTGCACTCCCAGCTGAATCacatttaagaaaaatgttaGGTGTTTTTGCACAGTGAATAGAACATAagctatttttcatacactaCAATGATGTAGCTATAAGCTTGTTGTAACTCTTGAAAAGTAGGGGAACCTCCTTCGATAATgattaagaaaatacaaaataattttagtactCACCActcagtattataataaaagatatttgataacattttagAACATTAAAtccttgtatataaatataaagactgAGTATTGAACATATAATCATGCTTTCTTATATTGAATTACAACATCAAATAaaagatgtttaaaaaaagattatattgTACTCAGCTTAGCATTACTaacattgcaataaaaatgtacatgctaatatttaaaaaaatactgatattTTCATTTCCCATAGGGTCCCATTTAAACTTTTGCGTACCaaaccttaaaaaaaaagaaaacttggCACCATATAAAGTCAACCATTtccagtattatttttttgtcattaattCTCgagttatttttagattaacaTGTGAAATGTGGCATATTATTTTAGCTATTTCAAAGACACTATAACTAATTATGGTAATCATAAATCTATTACATCAAAGTTTTGTGTAATATCCACCCTATGAGACTGTTCAGAAGGTCGAAATTGTGTTGTGTactttaatcttaatataactAGTCACAAACTTTACATTATCATATCATaagaaattagaaaattatttattttaatttttagatataataatttagttttatgaaaGAGATATCCAAAGACACctgagttatatttttaattatattaaaaattgtactatatgcaaaaaaagcttttaatacagcaataaaataaaagtgcaATATTTAGTTAGTACAATGacatattttctataacaaaataatgtttttatccaGTTCATTAACTATGAAGATTGAAGAGAAAGTGcttatttgttgtttatcatatcatcatatccttcatttatgataaatattattatcaacattTGCTGCTCTGTGTTCCTCAAATTCCTTAGAGGTTTTTAGTGTGTGTGCAATAATATCTAGCAGGTTTTGCATGttgataatataagaaatggtTGTATTTAATCatgtttgataattttaaaatttaatgcaaattgTTGACATTTATTCATCATTTCATGAAATTCAACATTGTTTGGGCTTTGTTCTAATTTTCTagtgcaataaaaatactccTGAGTTTTTCATAACAATCAGTTTGATTGAATGTGATATATTGTCTTAAGGGCTGTTCTAGAAAATTAGGAAATAGCACCTATCAAACTGTGACTACTGACAGAACTTGTTTTAGTACctaactatataattttaagttaccTCATACTAGTGATATACATTATGTTTTAAGTCTGTTttggtttataattttattgaaatattagtctagtcttttttttacattagatAACCAGtctactgtattttttacaatattatcgtTTCTAGtcattagatttatttttctttaaaaatataacatgtattacTACTTTATTGATTCCGCACAACTACTTTTcatgcattaaataataaaatgtgttaaaaataaacccttTTTCAACTACAATTATTGTCATAGcttattaatagtaaaataatctttatataaagcatttcaatgctataaaactaaaaaagataaatttaatctttatattgtCATATAAATTGGCATTCACAGTAAATATGTAAAGCATACAAGGATCAAAGTGTAACCAGCATTCATACACATTGTTaagttgtattatattttcaccAAAAGTAAGTTAAAAATTGTAGCtttgagaaaattttaaattctatagaATTCTTATATCGTGAAGTGTAAAGGAAGGATGACAATCTGTTATACGTAGGAAAAGAAGTGTTTGGCAAATGTAAgtcataacaaaaataaaaattcgataACTATTTGGCGGTAGTGTGAGAACTGAGAAGAACCCTCAATCCTCATTATGAATAGATATGAAGTTAGCCGTACACAAGAATGAAGTGAGTTGATAAGATGTTATAGAATTTTAGTAAACATTCACTAAGAATAAATTCTCACCACTCTTGCTACAGTGGCGCCATCCTTAAATGATACTTTTAGCTGACACTTTGGTTTTCATCTTACTGTAATtctaaattcattataatgcAGATATAAGGAAACCATGTACCTACCacgtaatattttgtaaataatagtatGTACCTATTACAcgtatgattttttatacaaaattcataatactcttatattattgtatttgagTTATGTTTTCTTCACTGTTGTCTCATTTTTTTCgacattaattgtttaattagaaataaagagtgatgtttattatattactataattatataatgattattgaattgtgatatttttattcactaaGTGTTTATTGCTTGATTAAATTACTGAAAACTATATAGTTATTggccttttttattatcttggatacctaacaatttattttttatttataattattattttttatcaaattttgtagTTGTACCATATAGCATTACGTCAAAATCTGCGCATTATTTTTCACGTAATTAGCGCACATACACGCAGACAAACACGCAAACAGAAAAAAGTACCAACCATTgctattatgttaaaattgctAAAAAGTAACTACATATTGCATAAtgcaatatgaaaaaaaaatcaaattatcaaGATATGCATAGCAATCAcccttttgaaataaatttacagaAATTTTGACATCAAATTAAGTTTTCTGAAATCTGATTTTCAgagatataatatgtagttatgTTGCTGTTTTAACaacaaatagtaataaaatcgAAGTCTAAGGAACTTTTCGTAAATTGGATGTGTGACTTGCAGTTGCTCCATGGTTTATTTCTACGAAACCCTGAGCGTGGTGAATCTGAACCGTAGATTTTcttaaatacctatatttcCATAATTTCTACTTCTGCCATAGTTTCTAGTAACTTCTATAAAGCTTTTGCTATACTTTTGCTAGAGTCGCTACGAAAGAAGTCCACGTCCAAGATATGAACTAAAATTCACATAATTgtcattcaataaaaatatttttttgacgatattgaaaaaaaacttatctaTACTCTTACAATCTGGGTgcatcgaaataaataatacatagcaCCATTATGTTAGACTGACAGCGACGTGGTCTTCTTTCTAGGCGCATTCCTCCTGATATACATGTGCTCCGCTAGGAGTATATTATGCAGTGTTGCCAACTCTACGTCTTTTTACGTAGATCTACGTATTTTAAGCCTTCCACGCAAACCTACGAACTTTAGTCCCAGAATCTACgtattttctatcaaaattattcaattgcaAAATAACATATCCCGTTGTTAGACTGAATGggcattatttttgttactttcgtaaaaaaaagttaataaacgTTCCGTTTTATACTAGCGCATACTCGCCTCGCCTCGCCACTCAACTTATTATTACgccattcattttaaaaacagtgTCAGTCATCAGTCAATTCAAAAGAACTGAGACTCATGTGACTGTGTAAAACGAAACGTCTTCCGAGCCTTCGCAGGaacacattaaacattttaataaatatatgtataaatttaatttgtctgaaaatgataataaaaattgaataatttaaataaatcgatgACCCTGAAAGTAGcgaacttttttaaattatctgtaaGTGGTGGTTTCACATGTAGAATGTAGATATTGTAAAAACTAACCGGCTActggaatatttatttatttattattatttttgttcacgGAGATATCTCTCTAACCAGTTTTATCTATCTGCTGTCTGTCTGCAACTTTTAGGGTCTTATGAATTGTCGTTTTATTCACTTTTACCTACCCTACTGTCttaatttcaatcaaaaaaaaaagtacgtAGATCTACGTATTTCTCATATGgaaattttactatttctacGTAATTTTCTAATCTGGCCTACGCCTTTTTCAAAATCCAAGTTGGGAACACTGATATTATGTGTTCTGTGTACTTGTGTCAAATGTGAAGTGTCAGCTTAGATCTATTTATCCgtgtgattataataaatgaaaatcacaagggtaattttatattaacagaaAATTTGTGAATATAGTATTACTTTAATGTTCATAAcgatttaaactatttaaataaataaaatcatcaaaaatgGCAGATCGTCTGACACAGTTACAGGATACGATAAACCAAGTatgcagctagtatgtaaaattattctcAAGTTGTTCCTGGACCTGTTTTTAAAGTAGTTCCTCTTCTTTCCAGCAAGCAGAGCATTTTTGCAACAGCATTGGTATATTGCAGCAGTTCTCCTCACCTAGTAAATTCCCTGGTTTTGATCGTAGCGGATCGCAAACTCCGCAGCAACAACAGAGTCAAGAAGATTATGCAGTGTTATTCGCAACATTGATATCTCGTTGTGCTAAGGACATTGACACACTTATTGAATCATTGCCGAGTGAAGAGAGTTCTACAGAACTCCAAGTGCAGAGTCTCAGGCGTTTGGAGGCGGAAAATAAGGAAGCAGCGGAGCAATTGGAGGAGGTCAGTACTTTagtaatgtttgtattttgaaCATTTAATTTGACCTGCGAATTAATTTGTTGTAATtgtctatataattattgtaatcctattatcctatcctactattattatccttcctactaatcctactatgtaatattataaacgcgacagtttgtaaggatgtatgtctgtttgttgctctttcacacaaaaactactgaaccggttgcaatgaaatttaatacgtagacaactggacaactggaataacatataggcaacgttttatcccaatattcctacgggatacggacttacgcgggtgaaaccgcggtgcgcagctagtattataaatgcgaaagtttgtaaggatgtgtgagtgtttgttgttctttcacgctaaaactactgaacatattgcaatgaaatttggtaagtatatagctggacaactggaataacatataggcaatttttatcctgatattcctatgggatacggatttacgcgggtgaaaccgtagggcgcagctaatattCCATAAGCAAGATATCTCAATAAGTATGTTCAGTGCAAAGTACCATAAAAcaccattatatatattttggaatACTTAATCAAATGTAGAAAATGCACCACCACCTTTATCATAAAGTAatggtataataatattaccatACATATTTTCAGGTTGTCCGCCAAGGTGAAATACTTCTTGAGAAAATTCAAGGTGCACTCAGTGATATAGCTCAGAGTCAACTTGATATGCAGAATCCAGCGTTGATACTAGAAAAGGATGTTAAGCCGCAGTTATAGAACAGAAAATATGGTGGTTGGTGCCATCGGTGATGAACTAATAGTGCTAAGTGAAGGCAAAAGAACTGCTAATATAAGACATTAACAATGCATcttttgcatatttattattataacattgtcATATGCAacagtttttgtattttaatatcagtGAAAGTATCTGGaagtaaaagtatttttaatagattacaaaaatacagttctccagttatttaaaataagatttttactttaataagtattatttgtaaatttattgcatACAGTAAAATCTCGATTAACTGGCCCTTTGTTATACAGTTCCATTACTATCTGGTCTACCAATTGATTAAATGATTAAACGTATGATATAACAGCAATTGAGAGAAAGCGGCTTACATCAGCtgaatattatcaaatattttaataaaattatacatattcttttatttcataagaagTTTTCTGCTTCCCTGTCAAAAAAATTGGAATTCAAATGAGTGAAATCCACTCCATGGGAATTGATTTTTCACCACAGCAAAAATTAGCCTATGTCACTGTCTAGACTTTTTCATATCTCCAGACAAAAATTGTTCCATGCTCCATTGCAatgtgaaagaaaaaaaacacaacacacacacatttataatatagtaacaaGGCAATCAAATGAATG contains these protein-coding regions:
- the LOC119836241 gene encoding solute carrier family 35 member G1-like, which produces MTEHVELQHLVDLSTGSGDETLPNLLENKRPLIKRCPYLGLLLATLSSLFFSLCSVIVKSLVNIDPMQLAMFRFIGVLLPTIPIVIYTEQPIFPQGKRILLILRSVVGTVGLMLSFYAFRNMPLADASVIVFSVPVFVALFARVFLKEPCGIWNTISIILTLLGVILITHPPFLFGSEQVEINQNYNSLRGAVAAFVSTIFGANAYVLLRVLKGLHFSVIMTNFGAIAILQTLFYSFIFGILCMPNCGTERFLVVCLALFSYLGQILLTMSLQMEQAGPVAIARSADIVFAFLWQVMFFDEIPSKYSVCGAVLVLSSVLLVGIRKWALALPAESHLRKMLGVFAQ
- the LOC119836293 gene encoding mediator of RNA polymerase II transcription subunit 21: MADRLTQLQDTINQQAEHFCNSIGILQQFSSPSKFPGFDRSGSQTPQQQQSQEDYAVLFATLISRCAKDIDTLIESLPSEESSTELQVQSLRRLEAENKEAAEQLEEVVRQGEILLEKIQGALSDIAQSQLDMQNPALILEKDVKPQL